One part of the Vogesella sp. LIG4 genome encodes these proteins:
- the rnc gene encoding ribonuclease III has translation MNQQDNRFRRLSTALDYFFEKQELLKQALTHRSFGMPNNERFEFIGDSILNYTVARMLFDQFPKLSEGELSRLRANLVNQNTLAEIAQELKLGDYLYLGEGELKSGGYNRPSILADAVEATFAAISFDRDFQAAEQVVRRLYAGRVAGIDPTRHAKDAKTRLQEALQARRLPLPRYTILAQNGEAHEQSFRVQCDLGELAIITTGEGSSRRGAEQQAADVALQLLEQHFAAGKKKTS, from the coding sequence GTGAATCAACAAGACAACCGCTTCCGGCGCCTGAGTACGGCGCTGGATTATTTTTTTGAGAAGCAGGAGCTGCTGAAGCAGGCGCTGACCCATCGCAGTTTCGGCATGCCCAACAATGAACGCTTCGAGTTCATTGGTGACAGCATTCTCAACTACACCGTGGCGCGCATGCTGTTCGATCAGTTTCCCAAGCTGAGCGAAGGCGAGCTGTCGCGCTTGCGTGCCAACCTGGTCAACCAGAACACCCTGGCCGAGATCGCGCAGGAGCTGAAGCTGGGCGACTACCTGTACCTGGGCGAGGGCGAGCTGAAAAGCGGCGGCTACAACCGGCCGTCCATCCTGGCCGATGCAGTGGAGGCCACCTTTGCCGCCATCAGCTTCGACCGCGATTTCCAGGCCGCCGAGCAGGTGGTGCGCCGGCTGTATGCTGGCCGCGTTGCCGGCATCGACCCCACCCGTCATGCCAAGGACGCCAAGACCCGGCTGCAGGAGGCATTGCAGGCGCGGCGTCTGCCGCTGCCGCGCTACACCATCCTGGCGCAGAACGGCGAAGCGCACGAGCAGTCGTTCCGCGTGCAGTGCGACCTGGGCGAACTGGCCATCATCACCACCGGCGAGGGCAGCAGCCGTCGCGGTGCCGAGCAGCAGGCCGCCGATGTGGCGCTGCAGCTGCTGGAGCAACATTTTGCCGCAGGCAAGAAAAAGACATCATGA
- a CDS encoding ABC transporter substrate-binding protein, protein MPPPPSPYLSRRDCLHAVLLAVLSGAVAACRPPVPLLRVGSNGWPGYLMLELAAQSGLYAPEQIRVIRFPSSTLVMQGLSSGALEAACLTLDEVLSMRAEGVPLQVAAVLDISAGADMLLVRDGIATLAQLAGKRIGVEQSAVGAVMLDAVLQQAHLQPADITLVPLLANRHEQAFLSGELDAVVTFEPHASRLMAAGAKLLFSSMAIPGRILNVLAVRSDVVDEQHRHLQLLLDGHFRMLTGFIQQERGVLSGLATLLATDGQAVKSLYWGLRMPDRQENQDWITGQSPLLLPAARQLQQVMQAAGLLRSNASLDQLLLPLSGGAS, encoded by the coding sequence ATGCCGCCTCCTCCATCCCCTTACCTGTCACGCCGCGACTGCCTGCATGCGGTACTGCTGGCCGTGTTGTCCGGCGCCGTGGCGGCTTGCCGGCCGCCGGTGCCGCTGCTGCGGGTCGGCAGCAACGGCTGGCCTGGTTACCTGATGCTGGAGTTGGCCGCACAAAGCGGGCTGTATGCGCCCGAGCAGATTCGCGTCATCCGCTTTCCTTCCTCCACCCTGGTCATGCAGGGCCTGTCTTCCGGTGCGCTGGAAGCGGCCTGCCTGACGCTGGACGAAGTGCTGAGCATGCGGGCGGAAGGGGTGCCGCTGCAGGTGGCGGCAGTACTGGATATTTCCGCCGGTGCTGACATGCTGCTGGTGCGGGATGGCATTGCCACATTGGCGCAGCTGGCCGGCAAGCGCATCGGCGTGGAGCAGAGCGCGGTGGGCGCGGTGATGCTGGACGCGGTGTTGCAGCAGGCGCATCTGCAGCCGGCGGACATCACGCTGGTGCCGTTGCTGGCGAACCGGCATGAGCAGGCGTTCCTGTCCGGCGAGTTGGACGCGGTGGTGACGTTCGAACCGCATGCCAGCCGACTGATGGCCGCCGGGGCAAAACTGCTGTTTTCCAGCATGGCGATTCCCGGTCGCATCCTCAATGTGCTGGCGGTACGCAGCGATGTGGTGGATGAACAGCACCGGCACCTGCAACTGCTGCTGGACGGCCACTTCCGCATGCTGACCGGTTTCATCCAGCAGGAGCGCGGCGTGCTGTCCGGCCTGGCCACGCTGCTGGCCACCGACGGGCAGGCGGTGAAGTCGCTGTACTGGGGGCTGCGCATGCCGGACCGGCAGGAGAACCAGGACTGGATCACCGGCCAGTCGCCGCTGCTGCTGCCGGCGGCCAGGCAGCTGCAGCAGGTGATGCAGGCAGCTGGGCTGCTGCGCAGCAACGCGTCGCTGGACCAATTGCTGCTGCCATTGTCGGGTGGCGCATCGTGA
- the acpS gene encoding holo-ACP synthase, with product MIYGIGTDIARIERFEAMYARWGQEIGRRLLAAPEREELAQAAKPARFLAKRFAAKEALGKALGTGIREPVLLTAIAVTHDTLGKPMFAFDEPLKAYIEARGIVSVHLSISDEQQHALAFVVCETAGAANL from the coding sequence ATGATCTACGGCATCGGTACCGATATCGCCCGCATCGAACGCTTCGAGGCGATGTATGCGCGCTGGGGGCAGGAAATCGGCCGCCGGCTATTGGCCGCGCCGGAGCGCGAAGAGCTGGCGCAGGCGGCAAAGCCGGCGCGCTTCCTGGCCAAGCGCTTTGCCGCCAAGGAGGCGCTGGGCAAGGCGCTGGGCACCGGCATCCGCGAGCCGGTGCTGCTCACCGCCATCGCCGTGACCCACGACACGCTGGGCAAGCCGATGTTCGCCTTCGACGAGCCGCTGAAGGCGTATATCGAGGCACGCGGCATTGTCAGCGTGCACCTGTCGATTTCCGACGAACAACAACATGCACTGGCGTTCGTGGTTTGCGAAACCGCCGGTGCGGCCAACCTGTGA
- the lepB gene encoding signal peptidase I, with the protein MGTNLVWVWLVLAVVGVLLIVFAAKNEDGSPAASVEWGYLALLGGVFGLLSDYMSFGAVMLIIVLVTGVIWALDKWLLARKRAPGERAPHYIDFPRGFFPIIAVVFLLRSFVAEPFQIPSSSMRPGLVVGDFILVNKFNYGLRVPVGNQVMLPMGKVQSGDVVVFNYPENERINFIKRVIGTPGDVVVYRDKQLSLNGKPVAHVAAGEVEYLEKGLAMIRAQQFTEQISGKSFHTLVEPDKPVYFPNGVRPFPGHENCEYRDDGFTCKVPQGQYFMMGDNRDNSEDSRYWGFVEDRLLVGKAFLIWMNFGDLSRIGTRIH; encoded by the coding sequence ATGGGTACGAACCTGGTGTGGGTATGGCTGGTGCTGGCCGTTGTCGGCGTACTGCTGATCGTGTTTGCGGCCAAGAACGAAGACGGCTCGCCGGCTGCCTCGGTGGAGTGGGGCTATCTGGCCCTGCTGGGTGGCGTGTTCGGCCTGCTGTCGGATTACATGAGCTTTGGCGCGGTGATGCTGATCATCGTGCTGGTGACCGGTGTGATCTGGGCGCTGGACAAGTGGCTGCTGGCCAGAAAACGTGCACCGGGCGAGCGTGCTCCGCACTACATCGACTTCCCGCGCGGGTTCTTCCCCATCATCGCCGTGGTGTTCCTGCTGCGCTCCTTCGTGGCCGAGCCGTTCCAGATTCCGTCCAGCTCCATGCGGCCGGGCCTGGTGGTGGGCGATTTCATCCTGGTGAACAAGTTCAACTACGGTCTGCGCGTGCCGGTGGGTAACCAGGTGATGCTGCCGATGGGCAAGGTGCAAAGCGGCGACGTGGTGGTGTTCAACTACCCGGAGAACGAGCGCATCAACTTCATCAAGCGCGTCATCGGCACGCCGGGTGACGTGGTGGTGTACCGCGACAAGCAGCTGAGCCTTAACGGCAAACCGGTAGCCCACGTGGCCGCCGGTGAAGTGGAATATCTGGAAAAAGGGCTGGCGATGATTCGCGCCCAGCAGTTTACCGAGCAGATCAGCGGTAAATCCTTCCACACCCTGGTGGAGCCGGACAAGCCGGTGTATTTCCCCAATGGTGTGCGCCCGTTCCCGGGGCATGAAAACTGCGAGTACCGCGATGACGGTTTTACTTGCAAAGTACCGCAAGGTCAGTATTTCATGATGGGTGACAATCGTGACAACAGCGAGGACAGCCGTTACTGGGGCTTTGTCGAAGACCGTCTGCTGGTAGGCAAGGCCTTCCTGATCTGGATGAACTTCGGCGACCTGTCGCGTATTGGCACCCGTATTCACTGA
- the pdxJ gene encoding pyridoxine 5'-phosphate synthase gives MLLGVNIDHVATLRQARGTRFPSPIEAALVAESSGADLITLHLREDRRHIQDHDVDAMRATIKTRMNLEMALTDEMLANALRVKPEDVCLVPEKREEVTTEGGLDVIRYFDLVRDFTRQMTEAGIRVSIFIDPDQEQIQAAWDAGARVIELHTGAYAHADFKHEEQAAELARIRDAAVFGAHLGMVVNAGHGLNYHNVKPIAAIAEIAELNIGHALVSHALMVGFANAVREMKALMIEGRQGQ, from the coding sequence ATCCTGCTCGGTGTCAACATCGACCACGTCGCCACCCTGCGCCAGGCGCGCGGCACCCGTTTCCCCAGCCCGATCGAGGCTGCACTGGTAGCCGAATCCAGCGGCGCCGACCTGATTACCCTGCACCTGCGCGAGGACCGCCGCCACATCCAGGATCACGACGTGGACGCCATGCGCGCCACCATCAAGACACGCATGAACCTGGAAATGGCCCTGACCGACGAGATGCTGGCCAATGCGCTGCGCGTGAAGCCTGAAGACGTATGCCTGGTGCCGGAAAAGCGCGAGGAAGTCACCACCGAAGGCGGGCTGGACGTGATCCGCTACTTCGATCTGGTGCGCGACTTTACCCGCCAGATGACCGAGGCCGGCATCCGCGTGTCCATCTTCATCGACCCGGACCAGGAGCAGATCCAGGCCGCCTGGGATGCCGGCGCACGGGTGATCGAGCTGCACACCGGCGCCTACGCCCATGCCGACTTCAAGCACGAGGAGCAGGCAGCCGAGCTGGCGCGCATCCGCGACGCCGCGGTGTTCGGTGCGCATCTGGGCATGGTGGTGAACGCCGGCCACGGCCTGAACTACCATAACGTGAAGCCGATCGCCGCCATCGCGGAAATCGCCGAGCTGAACATCGGCCATGCGCTGGTGAGCCACGCGCTGATGGTGGGCTTTGCCAACGCGGTGCGCGAAATGAAGGCGCTGATGATCGAAGGCCGCCAGGGCCAGTAA
- the recO gene encoding DNA repair protein RecO — protein MQPGKVDRQPAYVLHTQPYKETSLLVEVLSRDHGRFTLVARGARRPRSDLRGLLLPFQPLQLSWFGKGELRTLHVADWRGGVPQFAGERLVCGYYLNELVLRLAPRDDPAPELFKLYDRSVRTLAGDETFSNVLRRFELALLALLGYAPELAADTAGQALQPEASYLCRFGEAPQRVAPIERPPARSCVLSGASLLALAAGDLTLAQTRRDARLLTRVLLDELLGQQPLATRELLTTLYALAE, from the coding sequence ATGCAGCCGGGCAAGGTTGACCGCCAGCCGGCCTACGTACTGCACACCCAGCCCTACAAGGAAACCAGCCTGCTGGTGGAGGTGCTGAGCCGCGATCACGGCCGTTTCACCCTGGTGGCACGCGGCGCACGTCGCCCGCGCTCCGACCTGCGCGGCCTGCTGTTGCCATTCCAGCCGCTGCAGCTGTCCTGGTTCGGCAAGGGCGAATTGCGCACCCTGCACGTGGCCGACTGGCGCGGCGGTGTGCCGCAGTTCGCCGGCGAGCGCCTGGTGTGTGGCTACTACCTGAACGAACTGGTGCTGCGCCTGGCGCCGCGCGACGACCCGGCGCCGGAACTGTTCAAACTGTACGATCGCAGCGTGCGCACCCTGGCTGGCGACGAAACATTCAGCAATGTACTGCGCCGCTTCGAGCTGGCGCTGCTGGCCTTGCTGGGCTATGCGCCGGAGTTGGCCGCAGACACCGCCGGTCAGGCGCTGCAGCCGGAAGCCAGCTATCTGTGCCGCTTCGGCGAGGCGCCGCAGCGGGTGGCGCCGATCGAACGTCCGCCGGCCCGCAGCTGCGTCCTGAGCGGTGCCAGCCTGCTGGCACTGGCGGCGGGAGACCTCACCCTGGCGCAGACCCGGCGCGATGCCCGCCTGCTCACCCGCGTGCTGCTGGACGAGCTGCTGGGGCAGCAGCCGCTGGCCACCCGCGAATTACTGACCACTTTATACGCGCTGGCCGAGTAG
- the lepA gene encoding translation elongation factor 4 has product MKHIRNFSIIAHIDHGKSTLADRFIQFCGGLEQREMSAQVLDSMDIEKERGITIKAQTAALQYKARDGQVYNLNLIDTPGHVDFSYEVSRSLSACEGALLVVDASQGVEAQTVANCYTAIELGVEVVPVLNKIDLPAADPERVSQEIEDIIGIEAIDAVRASAKSGIGIEDILETVVSKIPPPEGNPDGPLKALIIDSWFDNYVGVVMLVRVIDGQLKPKDKIKFMATQAEHLCEQVGVFTPKSEQREALSAGEVGFVIAGIKELKSAKVGDTITLMNNPAAEPLPGFKEVQSQVFAGLYPVESHDYESLRDALEKLQLNDASLKYEPEVSQALGFGFRCGFLGLLHLEIVQERLEREFDMDLITTAPTVIYEVVMKDGTISEVSNPSKMPEAGKYDELREPIITATILVPQDYVGSVMTLCNQKRGVQRNMQYMGRQVMLKYDLPMNEVVMDFFDKLKSTSRGYASLDYEFKEFQAADLVKLDVLVNGEKVDALSLIVHRATSVYRGRELVAKMRELIPRQMFDIAVQAAIGSHIISRETVKALRKNVLAKCYGGDITRKKKLLEKQKAGKKRMKQVGNVEIPQEAFLAILQVGDK; this is encoded by the coding sequence ATGAAACATATCCGAAATTTCTCGATTATTGCCCATATCGACCATGGCAAATCGACGCTGGCCGACCGCTTCATCCAGTTTTGCGGTGGCCTGGAACAACGTGAAATGAGTGCTCAGGTGCTCGACTCGATGGATATCGAGAAAGAGCGCGGCATCACCATCAAGGCGCAGACCGCGGCGCTGCAATACAAGGCGCGCGACGGCCAGGTGTACAACCTGAACCTGATCGACACCCCGGGTCACGTGGACTTCTCCTACGAAGTGTCGCGTTCGCTGTCCGCCTGCGAAGGCGCGCTCTTGGTGGTGGATGCCTCGCAGGGCGTGGAAGCGCAGACCGTAGCCAACTGCTACACCGCCATCGAGCTGGGTGTGGAAGTGGTGCCGGTACTGAACAAGATCGACCTGCCGGCGGCCGACCCGGAGCGCGTGAGCCAGGAGATCGAGGACATCATCGGCATCGAGGCCATCGATGCGGTGCGTGCTTCCGCCAAGTCCGGCATCGGCATCGAGGACATCCTCGAAACCGTGGTCAGCAAGATTCCGCCGCCGGAAGGCAACCCGGATGGCCCGCTGAAGGCGCTGATCATCGACTCCTGGTTCGACAACTACGTCGGCGTGGTGATGCTGGTGCGCGTGATCGATGGCCAGCTCAAGCCCAAGGACAAGATCAAGTTCATGGCCACCCAGGCCGAGCACCTGTGCGAACAGGTGGGCGTGTTCACGCCGAAATCGGAACAGCGCGAGGCGCTGAGTGCCGGTGAAGTGGGCTTCGTGATCGCCGGTATCAAGGAACTGAAATCTGCCAAGGTGGGCGACACCATCACCCTGATGAACAACCCGGCCGCCGAGCCGCTGCCTGGCTTCAAGGAAGTGCAGTCGCAGGTGTTCGCCGGCCTGTACCCGGTGGAAAGCCACGATTACGAATCGCTGCGTGACGCGCTGGAAAAACTGCAGCTGAACGATGCTTCGCTGAAATACGAGCCGGAAGTGTCGCAGGCGCTGGGTTTTGGCTTCCGTTGCGGCTTCCTCGGTCTGTTGCATCTGGAAATCGTGCAGGAACGTCTCGAGCGCGAGTTCGACATGGACCTCATTACCACCGCGCCAACCGTGATCTACGAAGTGGTGATGAAGGACGGTACGATCAGTGAAGTGTCCAACCCGTCCAAGATGCCGGAAGCGGGTAAGTACGATGAGCTGCGCGAGCCCATCATTACCGCCACCATCCTGGTGCCGCAGGACTACGTCGGCTCGGTGATGACCCTGTGCAACCAGAAGCGTGGCGTACAGCGCAATATGCAGTACATGGGCCGCCAAGTAATGCTGAAGTACGACCTGCCGATGAACGAAGTGGTGATGGACTTCTTTGACAAGCTCAAGTCCACCAGCCGTGGTTATGCCTCGCTGGACTACGAGTTCAAGGAGTTCCAGGCGGCTGATCTGGTGAAGCTGGATGTGCTGGTCAATGGCGAAAAGGTGGATGCCCTGAGCCTGATCGTGCATCGTGCCACCAGCGTGTATCGTGGCCGCGAGCTGGTAGCCAAGATGCGTGAGCTGATTCCGCGCCAGATGTTCGATATCGCGGTGCAGGCAGCCATCGGCAGCCATATTATTTCGCGCGAAACGGTCAAGGCGCTGCGCAAGAACGTACTGGCCAAGTGTTACGGCGGTGACATCACCCGTAAGAAAAAACTGCTGGAAAAGCAGAAGGCCGGTAAGAAGCGCATGAAGCAGGTGGGCAACGTGGAAATCCCGCAGGAGGCTTTCCTGGCAATTCTGCAGGTAGGGGACAAGTAA
- the nagZ gene encoding beta-N-acetylhexosaminidase, with the protein MTTKQLPCGPVMADVAGFSLSDEERQRLCHPLVGGVILFRRNFQDIEQLKALTAEIRALRSPALLIAVDHEGGRVQRFIDGFTRLPPMQLLGQLWDSAGATAAEAAADNVGYVLAAELRACGVDLSFTPVLDLDWGQCAVIGNRSFHRDPAVVSALAVALQRGLQRGGMGSCGKHFPGHGFVEGDSHHVIPVDARSLDALRTDDLKPFAALAAAGMASVMPAHVVYPAVDSQPAGFSRVWLQDILRAELGFDGAIFSDDLTMEGAAGVGDIVARAEAAFAAGCDMALVCNRPELADELLARLVPPQLPKLAERLARMAGQGEVADWQALLGSEAFRAAQQAVLQLGLPRETLQGPIVGEAY; encoded by the coding sequence ATGACGACAAAGCAACTGCCCTGCGGCCCGGTAATGGCGGACGTGGCCGGCTTCAGCCTGAGCGACGAAGAACGCCAGCGCCTGTGCCACCCGCTGGTGGGTGGCGTGATCCTGTTCCGCCGCAATTTCCAGGATATCGAGCAGCTCAAGGCGCTCACCGCCGAGATTCGCGCCTTGCGCAGCCCGGCGCTGCTGATCGCCGTCGACCACGAAGGCGGCCGTGTGCAACGCTTCATCGACGGCTTCACCCGTCTGCCGCCGATGCAGCTGCTGGGCCAGTTGTGGGACAGCGCCGGCGCGACAGCGGCGGAAGCCGCCGCCGACAACGTCGGCTACGTGCTGGCCGCCGAACTGCGCGCCTGCGGTGTGGACCTGTCGTTCACCCCGGTGCTGGACCTGGACTGGGGCCAATGCGCGGTCATCGGCAACCGCAGCTTCCACCGCGACCCGGCGGTGGTATCGGCACTGGCCGTGGCGCTGCAGCGTGGCCTGCAGCGCGGCGGCATGGGCAGCTGCGGCAAGCACTTCCCCGGCCACGGCTTTGTCGAGGGCGACAGCCACCACGTGATTCCGGTGGATGCGCGCAGCCTGGACGCGCTGCGTACCGACGACCTCAAGCCGTTCGCCGCGCTGGCCGCCGCCGGCATGGCCTCGGTGATGCCGGCGCACGTGGTGTATCCGGCGGTGGACAGCCAGCCGGCCGGTTTTTCGCGCGTGTGGCTGCAGGACATCCTGCGCGCCGAGCTGGGCTTTGACGGCGCCATCTTCTCCGACGACCTGACCATGGAAGGCGCCGCCGGTGTCGGCGACATCGTGGCGCGCGCCGAAGCGGCATTTGCCGCCGGCTGTGACATGGCGCTGGTGTGCAACCGCCCGGAGCTGGCCGACGAGCTGCTGGCGCGGCTGGTGCCGCCGCAACTGCCCAAGCTGGCCGAGCGTCTGGCGCGCATGGCCGGGCAGGGCGAGGTGGCCGACTGGCAGGCGCTGCTGGGCAGCGAGGCATTCCGCGCCGCGCAGCAGGCGGTGCTGCAACTGGGGCTGCCGCGCGAAACGCTGCAGGGGCCTATCGTCGGTGAGGCCTACTGA
- a CDS encoding DUF4845 domain-containing protein codes for MKRSQGGFSFLVVLAFAMVAAVVLFGVLKVLPVYTEYGTIKRTVDEISVDQEQTEPDVRRAFENHATVQDIKAVKTRDLLVTSSGGKLGVGVRYDTDVPIVKDIKLVFHFEYQAGSVPVLDQTK; via the coding sequence ATGAAGCGTTCGCAGGGCGGTTTTTCCTTCCTGGTGGTGCTGGCATTCGCCATGGTGGCAGCAGTGGTGCTGTTCGGTGTGTTGAAGGTGCTGCCGGTATACACCGAGTACGGCACCATCAAGCGTACGGTTGACGAAATTTCTGTCGACCAGGAGCAGACGGAACCCGACGTGCGTCGCGCATTCGAGAACCATGCCACTGTGCAGGATATCAAGGCGGTGAAGACGCGTGATCTGCTGGTAACCAGCTCCGGCGGCAAGCTGGGGGTTGGGGTACGTTACGATACCGACGTGCCTATCGTGAAAGACATCAAGCTGGTATTCCACTTCGAGTATCAGGCAGGCTCTGTACCGGTACTGGACCAAACCAAATAA
- the era gene encoding GTPase Era — MSDIPYRCGFVAIVGRPNVGKSTLMNHLIGQKISITSKKAQTTRHRVNGIYTEPAAQFVFVDTPGFQTYHKGALNETLNNSVKDSLANVDCVLFVLEAMRLSAADREVIALLPKKTPVILVLNKLDKAKDRLALSAFIEEAQAEFPFADVEVVSAKHGQRLGELLEKVRPHLPESVPLYPEDMVTDKTQRFLAGEIVREKLFRYLGEELPYEMNVEVESFEVDGSMFRIYVAVLVDKEGQKPIVIGRGGEKLKKISTEARLDMEQLFDCKVFLEVWVKVKSGWADDVRFLRDFGIN, encoded by the coding sequence ATGAGTGACATCCCGTACCGTTGTGGCTTCGTCGCCATCGTTGGCCGCCCCAACGTCGGCAAATCCACGCTGATGAACCATCTCATCGGCCAGAAGATCAGCATCACCTCCAAGAAGGCGCAAACCACGCGCCACCGCGTCAACGGCATCTACACCGAGCCTGCTGCGCAGTTCGTGTTTGTCGATACCCCCGGCTTCCAGACCTACCACAAGGGCGCGCTGAACGAGACGCTGAACAACAGCGTCAAGGATTCGCTGGCCAACGTGGACTGCGTGCTGTTCGTGCTGGAAGCGATGCGCCTGTCCGCGGCCGACCGCGAAGTGATCGCACTGCTGCCGAAGAAAACCCCGGTGATCCTGGTGCTGAACAAGCTGGACAAGGCCAAGGATCGCCTGGCGCTGTCCGCCTTCATCGAGGAGGCCCAGGCCGAGTTCCCGTTCGCCGATGTCGAGGTAGTCAGCGCCAAGCACGGCCAGCGCCTGGGCGAACTGCTGGAAAAGGTGCGCCCGCACCTGCCGGAATCGGTGCCGCTGTACCCGGAAGACATGGTCACCGACAAAACCCAGCGCTTCCTCGCCGGCGAGATCGTGCGCGAGAAGCTGTTCCGCTACCTGGGCGAGGAACTGCCGTACGAGATGAACGTGGAAGTGGAGTCGTTCGAAGTTGACGGCAGCATGTTCCGCATCTACGTGGCGGTGCTGGTGGACAAGGAAGGGCAGAAGCCCATCGTCATCGGCCGCGGCGGCGAGAAGCTGAAGAAAATCTCCACCGAGGCACGCCTGGACATGGAGCAGCTGTTCGACTGCAAGGTGTTCCTGGAAGTGTGGGTGAAGGTGAAATCCGGTTGGGCCGACGACGTGCGCTTCCTGCGCGATTTCGGCATCAACTGA
- a CDS encoding ABC transporter substrate-binding protein, with the protein MRIFKRLLPYHLHALLAVAGLLACQQAIASVPCARLVASGNPEYPPYLWVDPNDDKRLIGAAADMMQMLSREVGIPISINYGGPWARVQKSVRDGRIDLIAGAFFTQPRRQYMSYIQTPLTITRTAIWMRDSKPFNYTRWLDLVGYRGVTVVNNSFGEEFDRFAEHSLNIETVGSVENALRMLSMGRADYLIYEDAPAQAYANRLGLQNLKTASGTITREPLYLTLGHQSSCFSDELYQRLNKAMKKLVDSKVMEQLIEKNQQRWREEGN; encoded by the coding sequence ATGCGAATTTTCAAGCGTTTGCTGCCTTACCACCTGCATGCACTGCTCGCCGTTGCAGGCCTGCTGGCGTGTCAGCAAGCCATTGCCTCGGTCCCCTGTGCGCGCCTGGTTGCTTCCGGCAACCCGGAGTACCCGCCATACCTGTGGGTGGACCCGAATGACGACAAGCGCCTGATCGGCGCCGCCGCCGACATGATGCAGATGCTGTCGCGTGAAGTCGGCATTCCGATCAGCATCAACTACGGCGGGCCATGGGCGCGGGTGCAGAAATCGGTACGCGATGGCCGCATCGACCTGATTGCCGGCGCCTTCTTCACCCAGCCGCGCCGCCAGTACATGAGCTACATCCAGACGCCGCTCACCATCACCCGCACCGCGATCTGGATGCGCGACAGCAAGCCGTTCAACTACACCCGCTGGCTGGACCTGGTGGGCTACCGCGGCGTTACCGTGGTGAACAACAGCTTCGGCGAAGAATTCGACCGCTTTGCCGAGCACAGCCTGAACATCGAAACCGTGGGCAGTGTGGAAAATGCGCTGCGCATGCTGAGCATGGGCCGCGCCGATTACCTGATCTACGAGGACGCACCGGCCCAGGCCTACGCCAACCGCCTGGGGCTGCAGAACCTGAAAACCGCCAGCGGCACCATCACCCGCGAGCCGCTGTACCTGACGCTGGGCCACCAGTCGTCCTGCTTCAGCGACGAGCTGTACCAGCGCCTGAACAAGGCGATGAAAAAGCTGGTGGACAGCAAGGTGATGGAGCAGCTGATCGAAAAGAACCAGCAGCGCTGGCGCGAGGAAGGCAACTAG
- a CDS encoding antibiotic biosynthesis monooxygenase produces the protein MFANTPEPPYWAVIFSSQRTTGDGGGDDGYGDMAARMVQLAGEQPGFLGAESARDADGFGITVSYWASEQAIAAWKADAEHRLAQQQGFARWYAGLALRVAQVARAKVWQRPERGDAAGQG, from the coding sequence ATGTTTGCGAATACTCCCGAACCGCCGTACTGGGCGGTGATCTTCAGCAGCCAGCGCACTACCGGTGATGGTGGTGGCGACGACGGCTATGGCGACATGGCCGCGCGCATGGTGCAGCTGGCCGGCGAGCAGCCGGGCTTTCTCGGTGCCGAGAGCGCGCGCGATGCCGACGGCTTCGGCATCACCGTCTCCTACTGGGCCAGCGAACAGGCGATTGCCGCCTGGAAGGCCGATGCCGAGCACCGCCTGGCGCAGCAGCAGGGCTTTGCCCGCTGGTATGCCGGCCTGGCGCTGCGGGTAGCGCAGGTGGCGCGCGCCAAAGTCTGGCAGCGGCCGGAGCGGGGCGATGCAGCCGGGCAAGGTTGA